A segment of the Phoenix dactylifera cultivar Barhee BC4 chromosome 15, palm_55x_up_171113_PBpolish2nd_filt_p, whole genome shotgun sequence genome:
ACACGTGTTGTGCTCTTTTCTATTTATCGATTTGTGCGCATGTTGCTCTATGGTTGGACCGATCCACCAGCTGAACCATGGTCCAGCCAAAGAAACCAACTCAAAGTGTATGTAGAATTTTGATTCATAATGTCAAGTCCATTtctaaaaagagagaaaaacatGCGACTTCAATAAGGTCTCGTATGGTTTTTCATCAAATTAGAACTACAAATGCGCTAAGCTTTACGACTGTCCAAGCTCGGCCAGATAAGCTCAATTAGGGTAAATGCAAGAACAAGTTAGATTGGAATCCCACTGATTGGATTTCATCTGATCAGGTAAAGCAGGAAGATAGAGTTTGATACTAATGATCCGAGCGGTTGAATGCGACCTACTCTCTAAACTATTTCCAAAAGTAAATATCGTGTAATCTGGAGATCTCCTAGCTTATGCATTTAAACATTAAAAAATGGTTATGGTATCTGATTTTTCTTACAGAAAAATAAGCCAAGCAATATGTTGGCAAGAATCTACAACTACAGGTATGCAAAATGGGCCCGGCCAAGAACATATTTTGATCTAACCAATGTTGGAATGTAGCCCGGCCCAGGACACAGCCCATTTGCATACCATCCGTCAACTAATTCAACTCGCGTCGCGAATTAGACGTCGCCTTCCGAGAACCGAGTCGCCCCTCCATGCCGCCGGCCATCCCCTCTTGCTCCAGGGTCAGTGTAATCTTATTATTTGTTTTTTCTCGACGCTTTATAAATTGGAaagttctgatttttatttcatttaattCTTAATATCTTGGGGGCAGCGAGgaggaagctaagaagggaTCTGTTTCTCGAACTCATCGTTTTGAGCGCAAGGTTTTTGAGAATTTGACTCACTAAATTAAACGtaagatttgtttttttttcatccTTTTCCCTTCAGTTTTTTCTGTGAGGAAAAAGAGATGCTGATCCAATTGCCATGATGAATCATTTTATAACTTTATTCTGGTCATGAATGTATCGATCGTTAGTTTGTTTGTGGAAGTCACTTGATGTTGTTTATTTGTGGATCGTGCGAGTTATGTGATGACATTGGGGATGGAGAAAATTGCTTTAAATCAGTGCTCCAAAATTTGATTGGGTCAAGATATTTCTTGCCTATAAAAGAAGACTGTATATAGAAGTGTCCCTGAAGTCCAAACACCAGAAAACGTTACCTTGAAGCAATACCTTTTCTCTCATGTCATCACAATGCGAAAATGGATAGGATTTGAATTAATACAATCTAGGAAAATCTAGTGAAGATTGCTTCTAGAGACTTTGTGTGATGATTGATCATTGCATGTCAATAGGGTTCGATAGGAATTTTCGACAAATAGATTTTTGCTATGTTGTATCAGTTGGACTATTGAATACAATGGGGCATATTGAGAAACTAATTGAGGATGCTACCTGAAGCCAAGAGGGAATCAACTTGGAGATGAACAGAGGAGTAATGCACGTCTCGCCAAAAAGAAGATGACGTGTTTAAAATCATTCTGAGATGTTTGGGCATCATCTGTTGCTGagagcagttttttttttaaggtttcCTAGGATACAAAACATGGCTAAATTGAATTATGTTGAGAGCCATGATGAGGTTAGATACTACCAAAAGGTATAGATGGTGATGGTTTAGGGTCACCATGCACAACTTTTATTCTTCTTGAGCTTAGAGGTCTTACGTTAGCTCTTCATGTTGAGTTGCTTATGGGTGCATTTAAGGTAGATTCTTTCTTTGCTTGTGTTGCAGCTGGAGTCTTACAAGGTCTTCAATTGTAGTTTATTGCTTCTCACCATACCAAATGGGCTGATTCAGCTATTTTGGGGTGGGTAATTGCATATCTTTGATCACCTCCTGAAACTTCATAAGCACTATTCAATATTCTTCCAATATCCAATAAAATAAGGAGAGTTGTTTCGCAATTCTCTTGACACTTGGAATGATAACTTTGTAGTTTATATGTCGATCCAAATTGTGGTCCCCCAAAATATTGGAAATGCTATAGAGTCTTGTGATGACGACAATAAGAATTTATCAGTAAAGGAGTTCTttggagttttcttgtggatacAATTGCCATAAGTCATTGCTTTTGAGCCTTAAGCGGAAATTTGCTATCAGGAGGATTGGACAAAATGCTAAGCGCTAGAAGACATCAAAGATGATTGCAAGTGTATTTTGGTAGCTTTACATGAAAGCTCCAACTTAGCTAAACTCTTGCCGATCTTTTCCCCAAGTAacactaaaatttttgtttgttgtaAATAAAAGTGTGTCTGATGAATTTGATGCTTACACTATCACACTATCATATGTAGTTATACCGACACTCGCGTAAGTATCCTTGATATGGAAGCATCAACCTTTGCCAGCACGAGTGTAATTGAGTACATATTGCTCTTCTTTTGGTTAGAACATCTTCTGTTGAAGTGGGCAAAAAGCCATAGCCTTTTATTAGTTCTATTTTGTTCTGTATCCTTTGTTGCTTTGTCTGACTCTATATAAGGAGTGATTTAGTGAATAAGCAATGAAAAACTAGAGGAAAATCATGGGCTGTAAAAGATGGAAAAGTGTTaatgattaaataaattttcaagTGAGGTTTAATAAGCATGTGGATGGGGTACTTCTCATTATGTTTTGATGACAGTTATGATCACCATAGAACTCTAATATGTTCTGTTATTAGTTTGTCAGAGTAAAGGACGTAAAGGACAAAGGCATTTGGTGGAAAATATCATCAGATGATGTTGGTTCCAATCATTTATGTTCCTACCATGACGTTATCATTTTCTAATATTTTATGTGTTGGAGCCTTGTTCTTCTTAAACCAGTAGTTAAAGAGCTTTACTAATTCTATTGTTTTATTTAGAAGAATCTTACACTTCAATCAAACCCTATATCTCATTTCAAAATATCAGAAAGAATGACAGATATTGGGCAAGATGATCTATGTTCTCTATGTACAACACAGTTCCTTTATCACAATATATGCTCTACTCTCTTGAAGGTGTCTTGGCGAGTTTCTGTACAGCCCATGGCCTCCATCCCTTCAGACAGTCTTGGAGTGAATCCCAGACCTGGGGGACCTTAGCTTGTGCCTGTGGCCATGGTGGTGGTGTCCATTCTCTTTTACTTCTGTCTTCTCTGAGTCCTCTTCTTTACCATTCTCCGCTGATACTGTGTAGATGAAAGGGCCGACTGGTATGTCCTCCATTTCCAAGAGAGGCTCCAAGTTCTCAACAATGGTTGACATCTGAGGCCTGGATTTTGGGGTATGGCTCAAGCACTGGTAGGCCACAGCAGCTGCCTTCTGGGCGCACTTGGTGGAGTACTGGCCCTCAAGGCTGGGGTCCATGATGCGGTTTAGCTTCCGCGCGTCATTTAGACATGGCCTTGCCCATTCCACAAGGTTCTGCTCTCTGCTTGGTCGAGTCTTGTCGACAGACCGCCTCCCTGTCAGTAGCTCAAGCAACACAACTCCGAAGCTATAGACATCGCTCTTGGCTGTGAGATGGCCTAGTAACGGAGCAAATTGATTATGAACTCATGCAAAGTTAATCGCAAGAAGGGAAGTAGATCATGTTGAAGGCTGCATCTTGTTGCATACCTGTCATGATGTATTCTGGCGCAGCATAGCCCTCCGTGCCCATGACTCGGGTCGAAACGTGGGTGTCATCTCCTTCTGGACCATCCTTCGCAAGTCCAAAATCTGAGAGCTTTGCTTTATAGTCCTGAGGATTAATGGAGCATGCTCTTATTAAGCAAATTGCCATTCAAATGTTGAGTTCTTAACCTTTAGCGAACCAGAGGTTTTTCAGAGTAGCTAGAGTACTTCAAAAGGATATTTGAACTAGAAGCAGTCTAAGGTTTCTAAGCTATAACTGGAACCGATTTTCTTATCTTTCAAAGAGAATCATGAAGCAAAGCCTGACAAAACACAGACTGGTGTGCAATTGAAGTTTTTAGCCATGAACAATACCAGAGATTTTTTACTGGTGGTTGGACCCCGGCAGATAAATGCCAATTAGTGTTCCAGGGATGAGGCTTGGAAGCTCAAGTCTATATGTTTGTTTGGTCCCGGGAAGGTAGTGAATTTGAAGTCAAACATCAAGCCAGCCTTCGGCATAACCTTTCAGATTGGAGTTGCTTCCTCGACTAAATGCATGTCATGGTTAGATATGCAAGGAAACATGGGAAAACAAAATTTTAGTGGTTACCCTCATATTTGTGAAAATTGTTCTATCTTTGTCTGGACATCATAACATCTTCTTCTACTTTTTGTTCATATTTTGATTCTTGTATCAGTTTTCTTTGAGTGATAATTTTGTTGTCAGATCCCGACAACAATCTCGGGATAAGAATGTTCAAGGCAGTGGAAAGCttgttttttgtttaaaaataaatatgaaaaaatcaCATCTAACTAGTTGGATGATAGCTCAAGGTGTAAATAAAGCTGGATGAGAACCTATTTGCAAAGATTCAATATGGTGAACATACTATGAACCTGTCAAATTGTGGCACTCAACCTTAAAAAAACAGAGCATTTAAATTATATAGATAGAGTTCAGATAGGAGAATACTGAAAGAGAATTACCGAGTCCAATAAGATGTTTGAAGCTTTGAAGTCTCGGTATATCACTGGCTTCTCCATTTCATGGAGAAAGGCGAGGCCTCTGGCGGCTCCGACTGCAATCTTCAGTCGTGTTAACCATGGTAAGGAAGCGAAAAATCCTGCACATAAGAGCTAACAATCTCAGTCCAAATCATCAGAGACTTGATCTATAATTAATGCCAATAGATGTGAGGATTTTCTTGTTTggtcaaaaaagaaagagaaacttTATTCTCTCTTAAAAAGATACAAACACCTTGTTGGCTCAATCCATCATATGCGAAGAAGTTCGATGCTATTTATTTACAAGCAGTACATCAGTGAAGGAGATACTTGCCTTTCATTTGATGGTTGTGCACTATTGTGAAGCCTAACGTGATTGTGCAACTGTGGTTTTGCCTCTTAACACATCGCACCTCCACTTGACCATAGGTTAGAAGGTTAGACTGTTGATTGCGTTTGGTTTTGGTGGTAATGAGAAATGATCAGAAGAAAACTTCCTAATAGATAATGGTAGTATAGGATTATAACTTATAACCATGCAGTCGCATCTCGGAGGAAGTTTTAAGTTCAAAATTTAGGAGGTTTTTCTCCCAGATACTTGACAGGGATAATTCTCACATTGTTTCTTGCAAATGATTGGTGGTGCTCTATTATTATACTAGCGTATTAATGAGTCCTTGGATGCAGATTCAAAAGcatggagagaaaaagaaataggagAGGGAAGAAGGCTTGGATGAATGCAATGAAAAGAATAGTGCCAAAGAAAAACTTATATTAGCTCGACATGGTCGCTATCAACACCTTAACATACAGAAATATGGTCCTACTTAACACATGATTGTAGGAAAATTATTCCTCATATTAGCTCGACATGGTTTCTAGCAATCTATTGGCTTTTCTTTGTCTGTACACACCACCAATCACAATCGCTCGTTTCTATAGCGGTGCACCCAGATACACACTTGATGAACGAAGACTATAGAAATGAGCGATTGTGATTGGTGGCATACACAGTCATGTGATGCAAGCATTGTAGAAAATAATTTCTTCAGTAAACCACATCAATACCCATGCCTCCGGTAAAATTTTTCAAATCCATAATTGATTTCAAGGAACCTTTTTACctttaagaaatatttcataAGGTTTGGCCTTAACTGGAAATTAAAGAGAAATATAGAATTCATGCAGCCAGCCCACAAAAATTGATGGAACAGGACTACTTATATATTCTATTTACACATTATGACTGCTTAAAACTCtttcttaaaatatataaaagtaaagaagaaaaggacaaaTACTGAACTCTCAAAAACACTGTGACTCCGCAAAAGGCACTACAATTGGTCCAATTCTCAGTCCATGCACTGTGAAGAGGTCCTGGGTTCAGACATGTGAAGCGACTTTCTCACcatatttatcaaaataataaaataaaaacattataACTTCCAAGAAAATGAACAAATAAACGGATCAAATTAACTAACTAAAGGTATGTCATacctttctttttgaaaaatgaTGCATATTGAGATGTCATATTAGCATCAGAATCACATCTCACCAAGAATTTTACCAAACCTAGATGACGACTAGAAGGGAGAGAACGACCATCAAAAAAAGACTAGAAGCGAGAATGTTCAAAGTATGCAgtcacaaagagagagagagagagagagggagagggagagggagggagggagggagaatgtTCAAAGGGTTGGTTGGCTTACTTTTAAAGAGATGGTTCTCCAAGCTGCCCCGAGCCATGAATTCATAGACGAGGAGCCTGTGCTTGTCCTCGCAACAGTAACCGATCAGTTTCACAAGGTGGGGATGCCTCAATTGCCCAAGAAATATGACCTCGGCCTGCCATTTTAATCACGTAAGATATAACAAGAACTAAATCTATGCATCGAATCCGCAATTTTAGTGTACTACAAGAACAAAAAATAGCCACAAGCACATATTGTGGCTTTCGAAGCTAAAGCCAAGTTCATAGTTCTTGGTACCAGCCATTCCTTGTGGCCTTGCACCCCCTCCAAGTCCAGGAGCTTCACTGCGACCGACTGGGCCTTCAACCCGGGTTTCACCTTCTCGTCGACGAACCCTTTGTAGACGGGCCCGAACCCACCCTCTCCGAGGAAGTTGCTCGTGGAGAAGCTCTGCGTAGCCACCTTCAGCTCTGCGAGAGTGAAGACATAGAGATTGGATCCAACAAGAGATATCGAGAGGTCCTCAGGAGACAGCATGCCGGTGGAGTTGCTGAGGTCGGAGTACGACAGCCTCTGGAGCGACTTCTGCTTTGCTGCGAGCTTCTTCGGCCGGACCGATGGGCCTTCATCGTCCCCCCCACAGCACATGGTCAGAAGACACCTCCATGAAGCTTTCGATTCCTTGGGAGACATTCTGAAGCTATCAATTAATGGAGCCTGCGAGCTCCacccatgcagggctgatcgaTCACAGCGCTTAATTATCTCAGAGGTAAAAGTAATGGCTATGCTGCTGTGGAAGTGCTTGCTTGGTTTAGCTTTGGGGAgattttaattgttgagtgtTGAATGAATGGTTACCTCAGAAGAGGCGAGGAGGTTGGAGGGATGGAGTTGGAAGTGTctttaggaggaggaggaggaggtggtgatGGAAGACTTGAAAGAAGAGGGAGCCAATTATTCACAACTCGCCAACTGCTCTACCAAATATAAGGGCCGCTTCTTCCTTGGTTTTGAGGGAAATGTCTTTGCTGACCCTTGACTTTGGCAATGACATAAGAATTTGGAGGAGTATAAAAGATAGGAAGGAGATTTGAGGCTTCAAGGCACGTCTACCAAACGGGATTAGAGTTCCTTTTCTTAAATACTTTGTGTAAGTTTCCACGCAACCAAA
Coding sequences within it:
- the LOC103716300 gene encoding serine/threonine-protein kinase RIPK-like codes for the protein MSPKESKASWRCLLTMCCGGDDEGPSVRPKKLAAKQKSLQRLSYSDLSNSTGMLSPEDLSISLVGSNLYVFTLAELKVATQSFSTSNFLGEGGFGPVYKGFVDEKVKPGLKAQSVAVKLLDLEGVQGHKEWLAEVIFLGQLRHPHLVKLIGYCCEDKHRLLVYEFMARGSLENHLFKRFFASLPWLTRLKIAVGAARGLAFLHEMEKPVIYRDFKASNILLDSDYKAKLSDFGLAKDGPEGDDTHVSTRVMGTEGYAAPEYIMTGHLTAKSDVYSFGVVLLELLTGRRSVDKTRPSREQNLVEWARPCLNDARKLNRIMDPSLEGQYSTKCAQKAAAVAYQCLSHTPKSRPQMSTIVENLEPLLEMEDIPVGPFIYTVSAENGKEEDSEKTEVKENGHHHHGHRHKLRSPRSGIHSKTV